In Anguilla rostrata isolate EN2019 chromosome 1, ASM1855537v3, whole genome shotgun sequence, a genomic segment contains:
- the LOC135263875 gene encoding acidic leucine-rich nuclear phosphoprotein 32 family member E-like → MEMKKRISLELRNRTPVEVAELVVDNCRSSDGEVEGLTDDFKELEFLSMVNVGLTSLAKLPSLPKLRKLELSDNNISGGLETLSEKCPNLTYLNLSGNKIKELSTVEALQNLKNLKSLDLFNCEITTLEEYRESIFELLPQVTYLDGFDQEDNEAPDSEADGDDEDDDDDDEEGAGPTGDCEDDDEDDDDDEGSEGGDEVGLSYLMKEGIQDEEDDDDYVEEEEDEDEDGAAAHGEKRKRDPEDEGEDDDEDDD, encoded by the exons ATGGAGATGAAGAAGAGAATCAGTTTAGAGTTGAGGAACAGGACTCCAGTTGAG GTGGCCGAGTTGGTGGTAGACAACTGTCGCTCGAGCGATGGAGAGGTGGAGGGCCTGACAGACGACTTCAAGGAGCTGGAGTTTCTCAGTATGGTCAACGTGGGCCTGACTTCCCTGGCCAAGCTGCCCTCTCTGCCAAAGCTGCGCAAG TTGGAGCTCAGTGACAACAACATCTCAGGAGGTCTGGAGACGCTGTCGGAGAAGTGTCCCAACCTGACATACCTGAACCTGAGCGGCAACAAGATCAAGGAGCTCAGCACAGTGGAAGCGCTG CAAAACCTGAAAAACCTGAAGAGTCTGGACTTGTTCAACTGCGAGATCACCACTCTGGAGGAGTACCGGGAGAGCATCTTCGAGCTGCTGCCTCAGGTCACCTACCTGGATGGCTTTGACCAGGAGGACAACGAGGCGCCGGACTCTGAGGCTGATGGTGATGACGAAG atgatgatgatgatgatgaggaaggAGCAGGCCCCACAGGAGACTGTGAAGATGACGACGAagatgatgacgacgatgagGGCTCGGAGGGTGGTGATGAGGTTGGGCTGTCTTACCTCATGAAGGAGGGGATCCAG GAtgaagaggatgatgatgactacgtagaggaggaagaggacgaag ATGAAGATGGGGCTGCAGCCCATGGAGAGAAGCGAAAACGAGACCCCGAAGATGAGGGAGAGGATGACGACGAAGACGACGACTAG